In Polyodon spathula isolate WHYD16114869_AA chromosome 39, ASM1765450v1, whole genome shotgun sequence, one genomic interval encodes:
- the LOC121304787 gene encoding protein FAM72A-like produces the protein MSASTFKSKCVSLIHCAFCESVLCTRGMKAALLADTEVELYSTDIPPNSSVDFVANCYSTASCKCKLKDIACLKCGNIVGYHVVAPCNPCLLSCNNGHFWMFHSATVSATSRLDSSGSKLLLWGDLPDTEESDDEGIDSLSEEECIR, from the exons ATGTCAGCCTCGACCTTTAAAAGCAAGTGCGTTTCACTCATTCACTGCGCGTTCTGCGAAAGCGTCCTGTGCACACGAGGAATGAAAGCTGCCCTTTTGGCCGATACTGAAGTTGAGCTCTATTCGACTGATATACCGCCGAACAG CTCGGTTGACTTTGTTGCAAACTGCTATTCCACAGCAAGCTGCAAATGCAAACTGAAAGACATAGCATGCTTGAAAtg TGGTAACATTGTTGGGTACCATGTGGTGGCCCCCTGTAATCCCTGCCTGCTGTCCTGTAATAATGGCCATTTCTGGATGTTTCACAGTGCAACTGTGTCTGCTACTAGCAGGCTGGACTCATCAG GATCAAAACTTCTGCTTTGGGGAGACCTGCCTGACACTGAGGAGAGCGACGACGAAGGGATAGACAGTCTGTCTGAAGAGGAATGTATCAGATAG